In the genome of Actinomadura luzonensis, the window CAGCTCGGCGGGCACCGGCACCGCCCGCATCTGCTCGATCCAGGCGGGCCCGCACTGGTGCACGACCTGCGCGTGCGGCAGCAGCCGGGGCAGGATCTCGGCGATCAGCGTGTTGATCTGCTTGCTGCCCTGCGCGCCGCCCGTCACGTAGATCAGCGGCACCTCGAACGTCAGCCCGAACAGGTCGTAGGCCGCCGCCCGGTTGCCCGCCAGCAGCTCCGGCCGCACCGGGTTGCCCGTCACCACGGCCTTGGCGCGGGCGGCCGCGGGCAGGTGCTCGAGCGACGACTCGTGCGACAGCGCGATGCGGGTGGCCAGGCGCGACAGGATGCGGTTGGCCAGCCCCACCACGGTGGTCTGCTCGTGCATGACCAGCGGCCGGCGGATCAGCTTGGCCGCCACGCCGATCGGCACCGCCACGTACCCTCCGGTCGACAGCACCACGTCGGGCAGGTAGCGGGCGGCGTGCCCGATCGCCTGGAACACCCCGACCGGGATGCGGAACACGTCCGCGATGTTGGTGCCCAGCTCCCTGATGTTCGGGCGGCGGCGCAGCTTGCCCGTCGTGATCGCCTTGAACGGGATGCCGTGCTCGGCCGTGATCCTGGCCTCCAGGCCGCTCGCGGTGCCGACCCAGAGCACGTCGTGCGGCACCCGGCGGCGCTGCAGGGCTGACAGGGTCGTCAGGGCCGGATAGGTGTGACCACCGGTGCCGCCGCCGGTGATCAGCAGTCGCAGGGTTCGTGACATGCGATCAGAGTATGGCCGCGCAGCGGAAACCGGTGTGCCCGGTGGCGGAGTCGGGAGTGTTGGAGGTGCGCGCCGCCACCCGGTAGCGGTTGCAGTAGGAGTCGTGGCACAGGTACGAGCCGCCGCGGATCACCTTCGCGCCGCCCTCGGCCGGGCCGGTAGGGTTGTCCGCGTACGGCTCCCACGCCGTGCCCCACCAGTCGGCCGTCCACTCCCACACGTTGCCGGAGACGTTGTAGAGCCCGTACCCGTTGGGCTGGAACGACTTGACCGGCATCGTCCCCTTGCTCGGCGCGGTGGGGAAGCGGCCCTGCCAGATGTTGCACCGCTGCCGCCCGTTCGGCGTCAGCTCGTCGCCCCACGGGTAGCGCTTGCGCTCCAGGCCGCCGCGGGCCGCCATCTCCCACTCCGCCTCGGTCGGCAGCCGCTTGCCCGCCCACGCGGCGTAGGCGCCGGCGTCGTTCCAGGAGACGTGCACGACGGGGTGGTTCTGGCGGTGGCCGATCGACGAGCCGGGACCCTCCGGGGTGCGCCACGCGGCCCCCTCGACGCCCGCCCACCACGGCGCGCCCGGCACGGTGGCCTCCATCACCCCGGCCGTGGCGAACTGGCGGAACACGAACGACCAGCCGATCCGCTCGGCCTCGGTGACGTACCCCGTCTCCTTGACGAACGTGGCGAACTGCGCGTTCGTCACGCACGCCGGGTCGATCAGGAACGGGTCCAGCCGCACCTCGCGGACCGGCCCCTCGCCGTCCTCGGGACGGCCGTCCGGGTCGTCGCCGCCCATGAGGAAGGTGCCGCCCGGGATGCGCACCATGCCGCGCGGCGGCGCCGACCGGCGCACGGTCAGGACGGCGGGCGGCGCGGCCGCGCCGGCGGCGTCGTCCCTGCTCGGGCCACAACAAGCGCTCAAAGTCCCCCCAAACGTGTCATGCCACCAACGAAGGGTAGTCCCTGGAACATGCCCACGATCACGCGGCTGCCGGTGGTCACCCCTGCCCAGTCGCTCGCGCTGGCGGCCACGCTGGTGCTGCCGACCGTGGCGCAGGGCACGGTCATCCGCCGCCCGGCGGCGGTGCGCCTGGCCGGCATGGCCGACACCGACGCCCGCGCGATCGGGCTGCTCAGACGGCTGCGCGCGCGGTACGGGGACGGGCCGCTGCTGGCCCGCGTGCCGGGCCGCGGGCTCGCCATGCTGCCGCTCGCCGCCGCGGACGTGCGGCGCGTGCTGGAGGACCCCGCCTTCACCCCCGCCACCGAGGAGAAGCGCGGCGCGCTGGCGCACTTCGAGCCCGACGCCGTGCTCGTCACCCGCGACCCGGAGCTGCGCGAACGGCGGCGCGAGCTCAACGAGCGGGTGCTGTGCGCCGGCACCGCCGCCCACGCCCGGGTGGCCGAGGAGGAGAGCGCCGCCCTGCCCCGGGAGGGGACGCTGACCTGGCCGCAGTGGCACGCGGTCCACTGGCGCGTCGCCCGCCGCGTGGTGCTCGGCGACGCCGCCCGCGACGACGTGCTGCTCACCACCCTGCTCGACCGGCTGCGCCGCGACGCCAACTGGTCGTACCTGCGGGGCCGGCGCACCGACGTCCGTGACGCCTTCCGCCGCCGCCTGGCCGCGCACCTGGAACGTGCCGAGCCGGGCAGCCTCGCGGGCGCCCTCGCCGCGGCGCACGCCGGGCCCGAGGTGCACCCCGAAGGGCAGGCCCCGCACTGGCTGTTCTCCTTCGACGCCGCCGCGGTCGCCGGCTACCGGGCGCTGGCGCTGCTCACCGCGTTCCCCGGGCCGCGCGACGAGGCGCACCTGCGGGCCGCGGCGCTGGAGTCGCTGCGGCTCTGGCCCACCACGCTCGCCATCCTGCGCGAGGCCGCCGGCCCCAACCCCTGGGACCTGCCGCCGGGCACGCTGGTGGTGGTCTACAGCCCGTACGTCAACCGCGCCGAGCCCGGCGACAACTACCGTCCCGGCCTGTGGCTGGACGGCGGCGAGAGCTGGGCCGGGGTGCCGTTCAGCGCCGGGTTCGCCCGGTGCCCGGGACGCGACCTGGTCCTCACCACCACCGCGGCCCTCCTGCGGGCGTTCCTGCGCGAGCGCTCAGCGGTCCCCTCGCTCACCTTGGAGGATCCCCTGCCTGCCGCCCTCGACCACATACGGCTGCGTTTCACCGTGAATCCGGCGGAACGGTAGCGTCTTCCCATGCGACTCGGCGTGCTGGACATCGGCTCGAACACCGTGCATCTCCTCGTCGTGGACGCCCACCGCGGCGCCCGGCCCATCCCCGCGTACTCGCACAAGGAGGGGCTCCGCCTGACGGAGTACCTCGGCGAGGACAACCGGCTCGCCGAGCGGGGCATCGAGCGGCTGTGCTCCTTCGTCAAGGAGGCCGTCGAGCTGGCCGAGGACAAGGGCGTGGAGGACCTGCTGGCTTTCGCCACCTCCGCCGTCCGCGACGCGGCCAACGGCGAGGAGGTGCTGGCCCGCGTCGAGGACGGCTGCGGCGTGCACATCGAGGTGCTGTCCGGCCGCGACGAGGCCCGGCTGACCTTCCTCGCGGTGCGCCGCTGGTTCGGCTGGTCGTCGGGACGGCTGCTCGCCTTCGACATCGGCGGCGGCTCCCTGGAGATCGCGGCCGGGGTGGACGAGGAGCCCGACGTGGCCGTCTCGCTGCCGCTCGGCGCGGGCCGGCTGACCCGCGACTGGTTCACCGCCGACCCGCCGCCCGCCGACGAGGTGCGGCGGCTGCGCCGGCACGTGCGCACCGAGATCGCCCGCACCGTCGGCTCCGTCGTGCGCTACGGCGAGCCCGACCGCGCGGTCGCCACCTCCAAGACCTTCAAGCAGCTGGCCAGGATCGCCGGGGCCGCACCCACCAGCGAGGGCCTGTACGTGCCGCGCTGGCTCACCCGGCAGGACATGGCCGAGTGGGTCGTCAAGCTCACCACCATGGGCTCGGCCGAGCGGGCGCAGCTGTCGGGCGTGTCCGAGGGGCGGGCGGCGCAGCTCGCGGCGGGGGCGCTGGTCGCGGACGCGGCGATGGACCTGTTCGAGGTGGACCGGCTGGAGGTGTGCCCGTGGGCGCTGCGCGAGGGCGTGATCCTGCGCCGGCTCGACCTGCTGCCGGGGCGCCTCGACCCTTCGGGGCTGGTCATCGACTGAGCGCGCCGAAGTAAGGTCGATCTATCCGCGTGATCGCGCATAACCCGCTGGCGTGCGGGCATCTTTCGGCAAATGTTGGACGTCCTCGGCACCATCGGGTCCCTGCTGGTCGTGCTGCTGCTCCTCGCCGGCGCGATCGCCCTCATCGCCGTGCTCGCCCTGGTCGTGCTCGCGGCCCTGGCCGGCACGATGGTCGACTGGCGGCGGACGTGGCGGCGGCTCACCGGCCGGGACAGACGGCTCACCGTCAAGCTGAGCGGCGAACGCGTCCCCGAACGGCTCCGCGGCGAGCTCACCCGCGCCACCCCCCGCCTCCGCCGCCGTTTCCCCCTCACCCACACCCCCACCCGCCGCCACCACACCCTCGAACCCCACTGACCACCGCCCATGGCTGGTGTTCTTGGGGCGGGGGCGACGGACTGACCACCGCCTGTGGCGGGTGTTCCTGGGGTGAGGGCGACGGGCGGGTGCCCCTTGCGACGCTTCTGGCCCCCTGACAGAGCCGGCCCGCCGCCCCTGCAAGCCGGGGGACACAGCGCGAAGGGGCATCGGCCCGTGCGGCCGGGGTCAGTGGGAGGAGTGCCCGTCGCTGGCCATGAGGTGCGGCCCCGCCGCCCCCGGCGCGTACCGCAGCCGCTTCTCCAGGCACACCACGGCGCCGTTCTCCCGCTTGTTGGTGAAGCGGATGTCGTCGGCGAGCGCCCGCATGATCTGCAGCCCCCGCCCGTGCTCGGCCCCGGGCTTGGGCTCCTCCAGCTTGGCCGGGTCGAAGCCGCCCCCGGTGTCGACGACGCGGATGAAGCAGCGGTCGTCGTGGACGGTGGCGCTGACGGTGTACTCGTCGCTGGGCGCGGCGTGCCGGATGACGTTGGAGCAGGCCTCGGTCAGCATGAGCTCGATGTCCTCGCGGATCGGGTCCTCCACGCCGAGCGAGCGCAGCGTGCCGTCCAGCATCTGCCGGATCAGCGGGACGCTCGCGGCATCCCTGGGCAGCCGGAGCGCTATCGAGGCCTCCACGGTCTCTCCTCCCTTGCGGACGGGGTGGCTGCCCCTCTGCCCGAGATCTTGCGTCCCAATCGTCACGGGTGATCCGGCCGGCCGGCTACTCCTCCAGCAGCCGCAGCGCCACTTCCATGGACGCCTTGGCGATCTCGTCCTCGGTGAGGTCGTCCTGCTGCGTCATCCATTTGCCCGCGTGCAGCGCGAACAGCGCCAGCGCGCGGCTGACCCGCTGCACCGGCGTGGCGCCCGGCTCGCTCAGCTCGGCGGTCAGCGCGAGCATGGCCTCGCGCATCTTCATGAGCTTGGGGTGGGCGCGCAGCGCGGTCTGGTTGCGCTCCAGGAAGCGGGTGACCTCGAGGTAGCGGGGCCGGACGAGGTATTCGGCGTAGCGGCGCACCAGCTCGCGGCGCGTCTCCGGAGTCTTGGGCTGGGAGCGCACCCACTGCAGCAGCTCCTCCAGCTCGGCCACCCGCAGGTCGACCAGGCTGGCGACGATGTCGTCCTTGGTCTTGAAGTGGTAGTAAAGGGCGGCTTTGGTGACGCCGAGCTCCTCGGCGATCTCCCGCAACGACGTCGCCTCGTACCCTTGCTCGGTGAAGAGCCGCAGCGCGACCTCCTGAATCCGGGTACGCGTGTCTTCCCGCACTTTGCACCTATTTCGACTTGACGGCCGGTAAGTAGCTCTCTACCTTATCTTATGCTTGCCGGGCGGCAAGTAAGCAAGATCGTTCAGGGGGTTCGATATGGCGGAGAGCGGGGGCCGGCGCCGCGAGGTCATGGTGGTCCTGCCGGGGCTGATGCTGGCGATGGTGCTGGCGATGCTGGACAACATGATCGTGGGCACCGCGATGCCACGCATCGTCGGCGAGCTGGGCGGCCTGACGCACCTGTCCTGGGTGGTCACGGCGTACGTGCTGGGCACCACCGTCTCGACCCCCATCTGGGGCAAGATCGGCGACCTGTACGGCCGCAAGACCATCTTCCTCGTCTCGATCGTCATCTTCATGATCGGCTCCGCGCTGTGCGGCATGGCCGGCTCGGCGATGCTCGGCGGCCCGGACGGCGGCATGGCCGAGCTGATCGCCTTCCGCGCGGTCCAGGGCCTCGGCGCGGGCGGCCTGATGGTGAACGTCATGGCGATCATCGGCGACCTGGTGCCTCCCCGCGAGCGCGGCCAGTACCAGGGCATCATGGCCGGCGTCATGTCGCTGGCGATGATCGCCGGCCCGCTGGTCGGCGGGTTCATCACCGACCACCTCGACTGGCGCTGGGCCTTCTATGTCAACCTGCCGGTCGGCGCGGTCGCGCTGCTGCTCATCGCGGCCCGGCTGCACCTGCCCAGCGTGCACCACCGGGTGCGCATCGACTGGGCGGGCGCGATCCTGCTGTCGGTCGGCATCACCGCGCTGGTGCTCATCACCACCTGGGGCGGCAACGAGTACGCCTGGGGCTCCTGGCAGATCCTCGTCCTGGCCGCCGTCGCCGTCGTGTCGATCGCCGCGTTCGTGCCGGTGGAGCGCCGCGCCGCCGAGCCGATCATGCCGCTGCAGCTCTTCCGCATCCGCAACTTCACGCTGATCTCCGGCGTCGGCTTCCTGCTCGGCTTCGCGATGTTCGGCGCGATCAACTTCCTGCCGCTGTTCCAGCAGACCGTGCAGGGCGCCAGCGCCACCAACTCCGGCCTGCTGCTGCTGCCGATGATGGCGGCGTCCATGGTGGTGTCGCTGTTCGTGGGCAAGGCGATCACCGCGACCGGCAAGTACAAGATCTACCCGGTGATCGGCGGCGTCGGCATGGCGGTGGGCATGTGGCTGCTGTCCACGATGGACGTCGGCACGCCGTCCTGGCTGACCGGCCTCTACATCGCGGTGCTCGGCCTCGGCATGGGCTTCCTCATGCAGACCACGCTGCTCATCGCGCAGAACAGCGTCGAGCAGCGCGACCTCGGCGTCTCCAGCAGCGCCGCCACGTTCTTCCGCTCGATCGGCGGCTCGTTCGGGGTGTCGGTGTTCGGCGCGGTCTTCAACAACCACCTCACCTCCGAGCTGACCGGCCGGTTCGGCGCGCAGGCGGCCGAGCGCATCGCCAAGGGCGGCGGGCGCATGGACCCGGCGGCGCTCGCCCAGATGCCCGCGCAGCAGCGCACCGGGCTGCTGGAGGCGCTGGCCACGTCCATCTCGGGCGTCTTCTGGTGGGCCATCGCGTTCGCGGTGGCGGTGCCGGTGCTCGCCGCCTTCATCAAGGAGATCCCGCTGCGCGGCGGCGCGCCGCAGGCGGGGGCGGAGCAGGCCGAGCAGGTCAACCAGGTGGCAAAGTGAACAACTGGTCGACCGCGGTCATCTTGAGCAGGCCCCGCAGGTAGGGCGTCAGCGCCACCAGGTTGACGACGGCGTGGGCGTCGGCCGCCCGCTGCTGCAGCCGCACCAGCGCGGCCAGGCCGGAGGAGTCGATGAAGGTCAGCGCCGACAGGTCGACGTCGATGCGCCGGTAGCCCTCGGCGAACGTCAGCGCGGCGAGCTGCGCCACCGAGACGTGGTCGAGGTCGCCGCTGAGCGCGAGCGCGACGGTCGTCGCGTCCGGCGCGGCGACCTCGATGTGCAGCGGCATGCCCTCGAACACGCACACAGCTTAACCGCGCCCCGGAAAAGGAGAGGTGCCTGGTGGGTGTTTTGTGGACAATTGCCCACATGCACGCTTTCCGACGGCCACGTCTGGACGACGCCGCCGCCCTGTACGACCTCATCTCGGCCTACGAGACCTCGGTGCTCGGCGCCCCTGACATGACCCTCCAGGACGTCGAGGACGAACTCGTCGAGCCCGACTTCGACCGGGACAGGGACGGCTGGGTGGCCGAGGAGCCGGGCGGCCGCCTGCTCGCCTCGGCCTGGGCCTGCCAGGTCGGCGACAGCGACCTGGTGGACGTGGACGTCATCGTCCGCCCCGGCGCGGAGGAGCTGACCGGGCCGCTCTGGGAGAAGGTGCTCGGCCGCGCCCGCGAGCAGGCCGCCGCGCACGGCCACGACGGCGCCACCGTGCAGATCGGCGTCCACCGCGCCGACGCGGGCAAGCAGGCCCTGGTCAAGGAGCGCGGCTTCGAGCCCGGCACCAGCTTCCACCGCATGCGCATCGACTTCACCGGCCCCGTCGAGGCCCCGCCCGCGCCCGCCGGGCTCACCCTGCACTCGGGGGAGAGCGAGCAGGTGCGGCGCGAGGCGCACCGCGTCCACCAGGAGGGCTTCGCCGAGCACTTCGGCTTCGTCCCGCTCCCGTACGAGCACTGGTACGAGCGCCGCCAGGCGCAGAGCGTCCACGACTGGAGCCAGCTCGCCCTGGCCAGGATCGACGGCCGCCCGGCCGGGGTGGTCATCGGCAACGACCAGTTCCTGCCCGACCAGGGCTGCGGCTACGTCGCCACGCTCGCCGTGCTGCCGGAGTTCCGCGGGCGCGGGCTCGGCCGCTTCCTGCTGCGGCACGCCTTCGCCGCCGACTTCGCGCGCGGCCGCAAGGGCACGATCCTGCACGTCGACTCCAACAACACCACCCCGGCGCTCGGCCTGTACGAGTCGGCCGGCATGCGCCGGGTCATGGCCATCGACGTCTGGCGCCGCAGGAGCTGACCCGCTACCCGGCGGCGATCCGGTGCCGGGCCAGGTGCTCCAGCACCGCCTGGTTCGCCTCCCACCCGTCGGGGAACTTCACCGGCACGCCGAGCTGCACCGGCTCCGCCGACGGGTGGGCGTCCAGCAGCTCGGCGATGCCGGCCCTGGCCACCACTACGCAGGCGTGCCGGTGCCGGGAGGCCAGCACGCACAGCCGCCCCGACTCCAGGTGGAAGGCCGTCGCGTCGCGCCGCCCGGACAGCGGGTGCAGCACGATCGTCACGTCGTACTCGCGGCCCTGGAGCCGGTTGGCGGTGTCCACGGTGACCTCCGGCGGCAGGCCCGCCGCCCGGATCGCCGCCACCTGGTCGCGGTGCGCGGCCCCGACCGCGATCCGGTCGGCCGTCACCGGCCGCTCGCCCTGCTCCGAGCCCGCCACCGCGCCGCGCTGCAGCAGCCGCGCGGCCAGCAGCGCCACCGCCCGCACCGCCTCGCCGTCGGTGCGCACGGTGTGCCGGCTGGGCAGCTCCAGCAGCGCCCACCCGGAGCGGGCCGCCTCCTCCAGCGCCCGGTCGTGCGCGGTGCCCATGCCGCCGGTGACCAGCTCCAGCCGCCGCTCGCCCGGCCCGGTGCCGGAGCGGAACCCGGTGAACGGGTAGAACGCCCGCGACACCACCGGCGCGGCCGTGGCCGGCAGCCGCCACGACACCGGCAGCCGGTGCACCGGCAGGTCCGGGTTGTGCCGCAGCAGCACCGACACCGCGCTCTGCAACGGGTCCCACGACAGGCCGGACCAGCGGTCGCCGTCCACGACGGAGAACGGGTCGAGCTGCCCGGGGTCGCCCACGAACAGCGCCCGCTCGAACAGGCCCGCGATGCGCAGCAGCTTGTCCGAGCGCATCTGGTACGCCTCGTCCACGATCGCCCACGGCCAGCGGCGCTCGCCGATCCACGCCCACTTGTCGGCGGTGGCGATCACGATGTCGGGGTCGCCGAGGTCCTGCACGCGGGTGCCGACGCGGACGCCGGACAGCTGCAGCAGGCGCGGCGGGGGAGCGTACCCGCCCGCCGACAGCCGCCCCACCGTCAGGTGCGGATGCTTGTCGCAGATGCGCACCACCAGGTCGTCGACCTGCTCGTTGGTCTGGGCGACGATCATCAGCGGCTCGCCGGTGGCCGCGATGTGCCCCGCCGCGCGCACCACCAGCGTGGACTTGCCCGCGCCCGGCGGGGAGTCGACCACCACGCCGCGGTGCCGGGGCAGGTCGGCCAGCACGTCCGCGATCACCTGCTCCGGGCTGCCGGTCACGACCACTCCTCCTGCGCGTCCTCGTCGTCGGGCACGTACTGCTGGGGCGGGCCGCCGTGCGTCCACGGGGTGGCCTCGGCGTCGGGCAGCGCGGGCGAGCCCTGGAAGTCGCCGGTGAGCGAGGTGTAGCAGACCCGCTCGCCGACGTCCGGCACCGAGCCGGGGGCGGGCGTCCTGCCGCGCCCCATCCCCTTGGTGATCTTGATGGTGACCAGGCCCTCGTGCGCCTCCACCAGCTCCGCGCCCTGGGCGCGGCGCTGCGGGGTGCCGAGCGCGGTGCCGGGCACGAGCAGCACCGGGTCGTCGGTCTTGATCACCACCAGCGGGCGCAGCTTGCGCGAGCGGCCCTCGCCCTCGGCGTTGTCCGGGACGGTCTCGATCACCTCGCCCGCGAACGCCTCCCCGGTCAGCCGGTACTCGGCCATCACCAGCGGGTCGTCGTAGGCGCGCTGCACCTCGAAGGCGGCCTGGGCGCGCTCCATACGGGCCAGCCGGGCCGCCGCCGCGACCGCGCCGTCCCTGCGGGGCTGCGGCGGCCCGCCCTCGGCGACGCTCTCGGCCATCGCGCTGAACGAGCCGCGGTCCTGCTCCCACCGCTGCGCCACGCTCGCCCCCGGCTCCAGCCCCGCCAGCAGGTCGATCGCCCGCCACACCAGCCGCCAGGTCGGCTCGAGCTGGGTGCGCAGCGCCTCGGTGACGCGCTCGGCCGAGCCGCTCTCGATCGCCGGGGCCAGCACCTCCGCGTCGAACCCCGGGTCCGTCGCCGGCCCCGCGGGCGGCCAGACGAGCGGGTCCTCGGCCTCCTCCGACGGGCCCTCGGTGATCCAGCCGACCAGCGCGGCCAGGTTGCCGTCCTCCAGCCCGCTCTGCCCGCTCGCCCAGTGCCGGCCCAGCTCCTGCGTCGCGGCCAGCATGAGCGACGAGCCCGGGTACGCCGCCCGCTCGGCGAAGTACGTCAGCCACCGCCCGAGCAGCGGCACCGAGGCGGGCACCGGGTAGGGGCCGTCGGCGCGGCGGAAGCGGGTGGAGCGGCCGAGCAGCCGGGTGAAGGCCACGCCGCCGGTGTTGGGCACGACCAGCTGCGGCGCGTCCAGAGCCCGCTGGTAGGGGTCGCCGCCGCGCCGCTCGACCGTCTCGGTGGCCGCGGTGAAGCCCTCGACGTACGGCAGCAGCACCTCGGCCAGCTCGGCCGCCCAGGCGAAACGCAGGTCGCGGTTGCGCGGCTGCGGCACCACGAGCAGCCGCGGCCGGTCGCGGTCGTCGCCGAGCATCGCCGCGAGCGGCGCGGCGGCCTCGCCGGACAGCCGCAGCGGCACGAACACCATCGGCCGCGCCGACAGGTGGCAGTGCCGGACGGTCGCGACCGGCTGGGCGATGCCCTCGTCCAGGGCCCGCAGCCGGGCCAGCGAGGTCAGCAGGCTCACAGGTCACACACTCCCGAGGCACTCCCTGCGCAGGCGTTCGGCGCTGCGCAGCAGCCGCGCGATCTCCTCCTGGCCCTCGGCCGGGTCGCGGGTGCCGTCGGCGAGGCCCAGGGCCTCGGCCACCGACGCCACGCCGCCGAGCTCGTCGCGGACCTGGCGGCCCAGCAGGTCGGAGGCGCCCTCCTGGCGGGCCTCGTCGCGGCAGAACAGGCACAGGTCGCAGGTGGACAGGCACTCGGGCGCGTAGCGGGCGGTGGTGCGGCGCAGCGCGTCGGCCAGCTCGGCGACCGGGCGGGTGGGGCGGCCGTCCTCGCCGGGACGCAGGTCGAAGGTGAGGTCGTCGGGCAGGCCGTCGAGCAGCCGGTCCAGGGCCGTCATGCGGGCGAGCTGGCGGCGCAGCACCGCGAGCTGGCGGCGCACGTCCACGAGGGTCGCGACCGGCCGGTTGGCGAAGTTCTCCGGGCAGACCAGGACCACCTCGTGGGAGACCCGCAGCGGGTCGTGGCCCAGCTCCTCCAGCAGGGAGCGCAGCGCGAGCACGTACACCGCGGCCTGCCGGGCCGCGCCCGCCACCGCCGACGGCTCGGCCTGCCCGTCGATCACCGCGAACGACTTGATCTCCACGACGTGGAAGCGCCCGCCGAGCTGGAAGGCCACCACGTCGGGCTCCAGGTAGGCGGCGTGCCCGGCGATGCTCAGCGACAGCAGCGGATGGTCGTAGAGCGTGCCGGCGTCGTGCTCGCCGCGCGCCGCCCGGTCGATCAGCGCCCGGGTGTGCGCGTGGCGCAGGTGGGCGCCGGCGCGCGCGTCGGCGTCCGCGCCGACGTTCGCCACGTCGTGGTAGGCGACCTCGGCGACCGGCAGCTCCAGCAGCTCGCGGAGCATCCGCAGCAGCTCGGCGCAGCCGTCGGCCTTGACCAGCGCCTCGAACGCGTTGCCCCGGGTGATCGCGAACGGCGACTGCCCGAACGGGGCGGGGAAGCCGAGGTGGCGGGCGGCGGCGTCCTTGTCGAGCCCGGCGCCGTCCATGAGGGCGCGGCGGGCGCAGCCCGGGTTGGCGGCCAGGGCCGCGATGGCGCGGGCGTCGTGCGGCCGCGGCGGCGTCGTGCCGCGCAGCGCCTCCAGCCGGTGCGCGGGATCGCCCTCGCGCTTCAAGCCGCTCACGTGACGTACTCCTTCTTGATCGTGCTCAGCGTAGCGGCGCCGAACAGGCGGGCCACGTCATCGAGCTGCCGGGCGGCGCGCCGCGCCAGCTCGGCGCGGTCACGGGTGTCGCGCTCGGCGTGCACGGCCAGCTCGGCGCGGGCCGCCGCGACCACCCGCTCGGGGTCGGGCGGGACGAGGGAGCCGCCGGTCGCGCCGGGGATGTTCCTGGCCATGCGGAGGAGTAACCGGGCCGCCCGCGGGTCCGCGCACTCCCGCCCGGCCACGGCGATGGCGCAGGTCAGGAAGTCGACACGGGGGCTGAGCGGCCCGACCACGCGCCGCTCCAGCGGCCAGGTGCTCAGCGTGAGCAGGCCGCGGGCGGCCGAGAGGCGGTCGGTCAGCGCGGCGCACAGGTAGTACGGCCGCCCGTACGGCGAGGAGCGGAACGAGCGCTCCTCGTCCCGGCGCAGGCTGGTGAGCTGGGCGCTGCGGATCGTGCCGCCGAGGAACGCCTCGCTGACCGCCACCACCAGCCGGGGCTGGGCGGCGGCCCCGAGCAGCCGGAGCCCCTGGTGCACCTGCTCGCGGACGGTGACCAGCGGGGGCGCCTGCGCCGCGGCCCGCTCCTCCGGCTGCTCGCCGCCGACCAGGGCGTCCCAGGCCCGCTCGGCGGCGCGCAGCTCGGCGCGCAGCCCGCGGGCGGCGGCGCCGTCCCTGGCGCGCACGGCCCTGCGCACCCCGGCCCGCAGCTCGGCGATCCGCCGCTCGAGATCGTCCAGCCGGTCACTCATGGCCGCGAGCGTACCAACAGTCCCAGCATTTTCCAGTAATTTCGCGGCGTTTCCGAAATCTACCTTGTAAAGGGGCGAGCCGCGACCCAGGTGCGGTCCTCGGTGAGGAACAGGTCCAGCCGCAGCCCGGCGGCCGCGAGGTCGGCGGCGAGGGCGTCGTCGGTGAGCCGCCTGGAGGAGAACGACTGACTCCACACGCGCGTCCCGCCCTCGCCCTCGCTCTCGTACGTGTACCGCATGGTCGCCTCGAACACCCCGGGCGAGACCTCCTCGACCGCCGCCATCGTGATCGTCACGTCGCCCTCGGCCCGCCCCTGGCCCACGTGCCAGCGGTCGTGCGCCTCGGCCGGCATCCACTGCAGCAGCACGGAGCCGCCCGGCGCCACGTGCCGGGCGCAGGTGTCGAGCAGCGCCCGCCGGACCGCGTCGTCCACGGTGTTGACCAGCTGCGAGGCCATGACGACGGTGTCGAAGCGCCGCTCCAGCCGTAGCCCCTCCACGCGGGCGAGCACC includes:
- a CDS encoding UDP-N-acetylglucosamine--N-acetylmuramyl-(pentapeptide) pyrophosphoryl-undecaprenol N-acetylglucosamine transferase — its product is MSRTLRLLITGGGTGGHTYPALTTLSALQRRRVPHDVLWVGTASGLEARITAEHGIPFKAITTGKLRRRPNIRELGTNIADVFRIPVGVFQAIGHAARYLPDVVLSTGGYVAVPIGVAAKLIRRPLVMHEQTTVVGLANRILSRLATRIALSHESSLEHLPAAARAKAVVTGNPVRPELLAGNRAAAYDLFGLTFEVPLIYVTGGAQGSKQINTLIAEILPRLLPHAQVVHQCGPAWIEQMRAVPVPAELAERYHPVPYVGAELADLFAAADVVIARSGAGTVSELTAIGKPAVLIPLIPTGGDEQRKNAGYLASAGAARALLEPHPTADQLLGELMPLLADPALRASMGQAAAGLGRVDAADALCDLLLEVAAGQAAPPPPAAGPAPGAHAAPGHQAASGHPEAPGGQASSGVPGTSFGAPGSR
- a CDS encoding formylglycine-generating enzyme family protein, with translation MVRIPGGTFLMGGDDPDGRPEDGEGPVREVRLDPFLIDPACVTNAQFATFVKETGYVTEAERIGWSFVFRQFATAGVMEATVPGAPWWAGVEGAAWRTPEGPGSSIGHRQNHPVVHVSWNDAGAYAAWAGKRLPTEAEWEMAARGGLERKRYPWGDELTPNGRQRCNIWQGRFPTAPSKGTMPVKSFQPNGYGLYNVSGNVWEWTADWWGTAWEPYADNPTGPAEGGAKVIRGGSYLCHDSYCNRYRVAARTSNTPDSATGHTGFRCAAIL
- a CDS encoding cytochrome P450, which produces MPTITRLPVVTPAQSLALAATLVLPTVAQGTVIRRPAAVRLAGMADTDARAIGLLRRLRARYGDGPLLARVPGRGLAMLPLAAADVRRVLEDPAFTPATEEKRGALAHFEPDAVLVTRDPELRERRRELNERVLCAGTAAHARVAEEESAALPREGTLTWPQWHAVHWRVARRVVLGDAARDDVLLTTLLDRLRRDANWSYLRGRRTDVRDAFRRRLAAHLERAEPGSLAGALAAAHAGPEVHPEGQAPHWLFSFDAAAVAGYRALALLTAFPGPRDEAHLRAAALESLRLWPTTLAILREAAGPNPWDLPPGTLVVVYSPYVNRAEPGDNYRPGLWLDGGESWAGVPFSAGFARCPGRDLVLTTTAALLRAFLRERSAVPSLTLEDPLPAALDHIRLRFTVNPAER
- a CDS encoding Ppx/GppA phosphatase family protein, coding for MRLGVLDIGSNTVHLLVVDAHRGARPIPAYSHKEGLRLTEYLGEDNRLAERGIERLCSFVKEAVELAEDKGVEDLLAFATSAVRDAANGEEVLARVEDGCGVHIEVLSGRDEARLTFLAVRRWFGWSSGRLLAFDIGGGSLEIAAGVDEEPDVAVSLPLGAGRLTRDWFTADPPPADEVRRLRRHVRTEIARTVGSVVRYGEPDRAVATSKTFKQLARIAGAAPTSEGLYVPRWLTRQDMAEWVVKLTTMGSAERAQLSGVSEGRAAQLAAGALVADAAMDLFEVDRLEVCPWALREGVILRRLDLLPGRLDPSGLVID
- a CDS encoding ATP-binding protein, translating into MEASIALRLPRDAASVPLIRQMLDGTLRSLGVEDPIREDIELMLTEACSNVIRHAAPSDEYTVSATVHDDRCFIRVVDTGGGFDPAKLEEPKPGAEHGRGLQIMRALADDIRFTNKRENGAVVCLEKRLRYAPGAAGPHLMASDGHSSH
- a CDS encoding TetR/AcrR family transcriptional regulator codes for the protein MREDTRTRIQEVALRLFTEQGYEATSLREIAEELGVTKAALYYHFKTKDDIVASLVDLRVAELEELLQWVRSQPKTPETRRELVRRYAEYLVRPRYLEVTRFLERNQTALRAHPKLMKMREAMLALTAELSEPGATPVQRVSRALALFALHAGKWMTQQDDLTEDEIAKASMEVALRLLEE